A genomic segment from Armatimonadota bacterium encodes:
- the mqnE gene encoding aminodeoxyfutalosine synthase → MIAERILGNELMPIYEKVIEGVRLDEADGRLLYKTPNLTGVGYLANLVRERMHGDKAYYVRNQHINYTNLCNKLCKFCSFYAKKGGPAPYTLTPEQVKQRLRQYLHVPITEVHIVGGIHPKLPFQYYLDLLHAVKEVRPDVHIKAFTAVEIVQIAEVAGMDYEDTLRALKAAGLDSLPGGGLEIYSERIHQELFPRKIGGDEWSEVARAAARVGLNQYATMLYGHIETVEERVEHLIRLRELQDETGHFLALTPLSFHPEGTELEHLPHPSGYDDLRNIAVSRLMLDNFPHIKSFWVMNTPAVTQVALWYGADDVDGTVHEYEIVYQDESPGERQQVLTRHQLIDLILEAGRIPVERDSHYNEVAPPPGEENLPVSVLTRASASALQ, encoded by the coding sequence ATGATAGCGGAACGCATTCTCGGCAACGAGTTGATGCCGATATACGAAAAAGTGATAGAGGGCGTTCGTCTGGATGAGGCGGATGGACGCCTGCTCTACAAAACCCCTAACCTCACAGGCGTAGGTTACCTGGCAAACCTCGTACGCGAGCGGATGCACGGCGACAAAGCCTATTACGTGCGCAATCAGCACATTAACTACACCAACCTCTGTAACAAGCTGTGCAAGTTCTGCTCGTTCTATGCGAAAAAGGGTGGTCCCGCGCCCTACACGCTGACCCCGGAGCAGGTGAAGCAACGACTGCGTCAGTACCTGCACGTGCCTATTACCGAAGTGCATATCGTCGGGGGAATTCATCCGAAACTGCCTTTCCAGTATTACCTGGACCTGCTACATGCAGTGAAGGAAGTGCGCCCCGATGTGCATATCAAGGCGTTTACCGCGGTGGAGATTGTGCAGATTGCAGAAGTGGCGGGGATGGACTATGAAGATACCCTGCGCGCCCTGAAGGCAGCGGGGCTGGACAGCCTGCCGGGGGGAGGTCTAGAGATTTACTCGGAGCGGATTCATCAAGAGTTGTTCCCGCGCAAGATAGGTGGGGATGAGTGGAGCGAGGTTGCCCGCGCCGCAGCGCGTGTGGGACTGAATCAGTACGCCACCATGCTTTATGGGCACATTGAAACCGTTGAAGAGCGCGTAGAACACCTGATTCGCCTGCGTGAGTTGCAGGACGAAACGGGGCATTTTCTCGCGCTCACGCCGCTCAGCTTCCATCCAGAGGGCACGGAGCTGGAGCACCTGCCGCATCCATCGGGCTACGATGACCTGCGCAATATCGCCGTCTCGCGTCTGATGCTGGATAACTTCCCGCACATCAAGTCCTTCTGGGTGATGAATACGCCTGCGGTCACGCAGGTAGCACTCTGGTACGGGGCAGACGATGTAGACGGCACGGTACACGAATATGAAATCGTGTATCAGGACGAATCGCCCGGCGAACGCCAGCAAGTGCTCACCCGCCACCAGCTAATAGATCTGATTCTGGAGGCAGGACGCATCCCTGTGGAGCGGGACAGCCACTACAATGAAGTTGCGCCGCCTCCTGGCGAGGAGAACCTGCCTGTCTCTGTACTTACTCGCGCTTCCGCGAGTGCTTTGCAATAA
- a CDS encoding CHRD domain-containing protein has translation MKALKWQWALLVALFVAVALPSQAGLWYLQATLTGSQEVPPVSTSASGVLFGSYDDVAKTINLAITVSGISQGDLTASHIHRAPVGVNGPAIFGIGDGSSYAVLGSQLIKVIAGAPFPAAEEVNLLSGNTYINIHTTAYPGGEIRGQITALPVVPEPATMAGLGIGVGLLVLRRRRK, from the coding sequence TTGAAAGCACTGAAGTGGCAATGGGCTTTGCTGGTAGCGCTGTTCGTAGCGGTAGCGCTGCCCTCTCAGGCGGGATTGTGGTACCTGCAGGCGACCTTGACGGGCTCGCAAGAGGTGCCACCGGTTTCGACGAGCGCCAGTGGGGTGCTTTTTGGCAGCTATGATGATGTTGCCAAGACGATCAACCTGGCGATAACGGTGAGCGGCATCTCGCAAGGCGACCTCACCGCCTCGCACATTCACCGTGCTCCGGTGGGCGTCAACGGGCCTGCCATCTTCGGCATCGGTGATGGCAGCAGCTATGCCGTGTTGGGAAGCCAGCTCATCAAAGTGATTGCTGGTGCGCCGTTCCCGGCAGCCGAAGAGGTGAACCTGCTCAGCGGCAACACGTACATCAACATCCACACGACCGCTTACCCGGGCGGTGAGATTCGGGGACAGATTACCGCTTTGCCGGTGGTGCCGGAGCCTGCGACGATGGCTGGGTTGGGCATTGGCGTAGGACTGCTGGTGCTGCGAAGGCGAAGGAAGTAA